The Bdellovibrio sp. NC01 genome includes the window TGACTTACGTGACTTGCTTAGAGTTGCAAATCCCTACGCCCTATTCGGAACTTGTCCAGAATCGAGATGAGTTTTCTTGGAAACGAAATTTTCCGTGCATCGTGAAGAAGCTCATCTCAAGCAAGGGCGAAGGCGTTTTTCTTGCCGACGATTCTGCTGCTTTAAGTAAGTTACTTGCGGATATTGATGAAGAGGTGCTGGCGCAAGACGCGTATCCTGAAAGCTTTGGCGAAGATGTTCGCGCCTTCGTTGTCGGTCGCAAAATCATTGCATCAATGAAAAGAAAATCGACTCACGACTTTAGATCGAATCTTGCTTTGGGAGCCACAGCAGAGCCCTGCACGCTCACGGCGCGCGAGGAAGAGTTGGTTTTAAAGACAGCGGAATTATTCAATTTAGAGATTTGTGGCATCGATATTTTGCGCACACACAAAGGCAGTTTGATTTTAGAAGTGAACCCCTGCCCTGGTCTTGAAGGAATCGAAAAGTACACTCAAGTCAATGTCACCCGTGCTATTATTAGACATATAGAGGAGCTCTGTCGATGAACTCAGTTCGCCCTCGGGTAGAACTTCTACCCATCTTTGAAGATAACTACGTTTTTATGTTGATTGATGATTCCAATCAACAAGTGGTGGTTGTCGATCCAGGAGAGAGCGAAACAGTTTCCGAATATCTTGAAGACAATGGCTTAAAACTTTCAGGAATTTTACTCACTCATCACCACAACGATCACATTGGTGGCGTGCGCGGCTTGCGCGAAAAACACGGCGCACCGGTTTATGCTCCTTCAAAAAATAAAATGCAAATTGGTGAAGCTGAGCACTGGGTTCAGGAAGGTGATGAATTTTCCATTGGCCCGATGAAGTTTAAAGTGATGGAGTTACCCGGACATACTCTAGGACACGTGGCTTTTTATTCGCCAGAAATGAAATGGCTATTTTCGGGCGACGTTCTTTTTGGTTTAGGGTGCGGCCGTCTGTTCGAAGGGACTTATGAGCAAGCCTACGACAGCCTTCAACGCATCAAACATTTACCTGCGGATACTTTAATTTACTGCACTCATGAATACACAGAGCAAAATTTAATGTTCTGTAAAATGCTTTCTAATTTGGACAACTCGCCGATCACTGGCGATGACGAAGATTTAGAAATGTACGAGAATCAATTGGTGAATCGCCGTAGTATGGGCTTACCTTCCGTGCCTTTAAAATTATCTATTGAAGTAAAAGTAAATCCATTCCTACTAGCTCACTCTGTCGCGCAATTCACTTATTTGCGTGAACTGCGCAACAAACAGTAAAGCTTCCGTAAATTCTATTTTAACGATTTCTCATCTGCTCTGACATTTTGGCGATGTATTCGCGGCGGAAATTAAATATTCCTTCGACGTCTTTTCTGACGAACTTATTTGCCGCAAGCCAACCGAAATATCCAAATGGCAATTTGTAGCGAACACGATCGATCATCAATGTGCCTCCACAAAAAGGTTTGAATTCATGCGTGTGATGCCAAAGCGTGTACGGACCTTTTAATTGATTATCGACGAATTTGAACGGCGGCTTCCATTCATCAATTTCCGTTTTCCACTTCGCTGGCACACCGTGAATTTTCAGGTTGTAGTCAATCAATGTCCCCTGCTCGATTTCCTTTGTTGAAACTTTTGA containing:
- the gloB gene encoding hydroxyacylglutathione hydrolase, with translation MNSVRPRVELLPIFEDNYVFMLIDDSNQQVVVVDPGESETVSEYLEDNGLKLSGILLTHHHNDHIGGVRGLREKHGAPVYAPSKNKMQIGEAEHWVQEGDEFSIGPMKFKVMELPGHTLGHVAFYSPEMKWLFSGDVLFGLGCGRLFEGTYEQAYDSLQRIKHLPADTLIYCTHEYTEQNLMFCKMLSNLDNSPITGDDEDLEMYENQLVNRRSMGLPSVPLKLSIEVKVNPFLLAHSVAQFTYLRELRNKQ
- a CDS encoding RimK family alpha-L-glutamate ligase → MSRKFEIHSSQRLVEELLLAGHTPLLWDPGWPVSKCVARFDALIPRIGNFQFEEALETLHEFETRGGHVLNNHVAYKKARNKWMTYVTCLELQIPTPYSELVQNRDEFSWKRNFPCIVKKLISSKGEGVFLADDSAALSKLLADIDEEVLAQDAYPESFGEDVRAFVVGRKIIASMKRKSTHDFRSNLALGATAEPCTLTAREEELVLKTAELFNLEICGIDILRTHKGSLILEVNPCPGLEGIEKYTQVNVTRAIIRHIEELCR